A genomic segment from Microcoleus sp. FACHB-672 encodes:
- a CDS encoding PRC-barrel domain-containing protein, with amino-acid sequence MTSEQIRQRSDLLNTQVITRTTGKRLGVVKELLVDIDRREVVALGLRDNLLSVAGMPRFMLLTSIRQMGDVILVEDENVIEDIDVDAYSSLIGSEVITETGELLGKVRGFKFNSETGTVVSLILASIGVPLIPDQVISTYELPIEEIISSGPNRLIVFEGAEERLVQLTVGVLERLGIGQAPWEREEEETYYAPVARPENQLGTGIPLRTPEPIRKSEQVVQPAWDEDDWEESQPEPIIVRPSLRQQPSESIYYEEDLEEEENWREASVRDEYEEEYDDRGYTPAKSYEEEYEEEYEYEDIEADAWADDESPKPYQAPRLNIPEKTKLPEYEEEPGY; translated from the coding sequence ATGACATCTGAACAAATCCGGCAACGCTCAGACCTCTTAAATACCCAAGTGATCACCCGCACCACCGGCAAGCGCCTAGGGGTGGTTAAGGAGCTATTAGTAGACATTGATCGGCGGGAGGTTGTGGCACTCGGTTTACGAGACAACCTGCTCTCGGTCGCTGGAATGCCCCGGTTTATGCTCCTCACCAGCATCCGGCAGATGGGCGACGTGATTTTAGTTGAGGATGAAAACGTCATTGAAGATATTGACGTTGACGCCTACAGCAGCTTAATCGGCAGCGAAGTGATCACCGAAACCGGCGAACTGTTGGGCAAAGTGCGCGGCTTCAAATTCAACTCAGAAACCGGCACCGTCGTTTCCCTCATCCTGGCTTCGATAGGCGTTCCCCTGATTCCCGATCAAGTAATCAGTACCTATGAACTGCCGATTGAGGAAATTATCAGCAGTGGCCCAAACCGGCTGATCGTATTTGAAGGGGCAGAAGAACGCCTCGTTCAATTAACAGTCGGCGTACTGGAGCGTTTGGGCATTGGCCAAGCGCCTTGGGAACGTGAAGAAGAAGAAACTTATTATGCGCCAGTGGCCCGACCGGAAAACCAATTGGGCACCGGCATCCCCCTCCGCACCCCAGAACCCATTCGCAAGAGCGAGCAGGTGGTGCAACCAGCCTGGGATGAAGATGATTGGGAAGAATCCCAACCTGAACCGATTATCGTGCGCCCCTCCCTTCGCCAGCAACCGTCTGAATCGATTTACTACGAAGAAGACCTAGAAGAAGAAGAGAACTGGCGCGAAGCCTCTGTGCGGGACGAGTACGAGGAAGAATACGATGATCGCGGCTACACTCCAGCCAAGAGCTACGAGGAAGAGTACGAAGAAGAGTATGAGTACGAGGATATAGAGGCGGATGCCTGGGCAGATGATGAATCACCCAAGCCTTATCAAGCCCCCCGCCTCAACATCCCAGAGAAAACCAAGCTGCCAGAGTACGAAGAGGAACCCGGTTACTAG